The region TATGCTAGAGTTAAACTCCCTTATCCAGTTGGTGGAGAAAAGTTTCTTGCTCGTAGGTGAAGCGTTTGTGTGGAACAACTTTGTTCGTCGAGTTGCTTTTATGTCAACTCTAGTCAAGAATATTCGGTAGGCAAACAGCATTGTCAAAGATAATGGAGCGATCTTATCGAAAAACAGGCGGAAGCTCTTTGGATCGAAATTCTACAGGGCTCTGCACAAGAAGGCCTTGGAATCCAAAAAGGCTAGGGAAATACGTCAAAGCTTGACGCCGAATTCTCGGCCGAGATCGTTCAGACGAGGAAGACCCTTTCCAGGGGCGCCTCCGTCACGTGGGTTTGAGGACGGAGGTGACAAGAAGACCAGAAGCTACCGTGGTGCATAGTTCCGAGGAAGAGGCAAGTCTTCCAGAGGCAAACCAAGGTATGCTCAGATTTTCGTTAGATCAAGGGTCACAAAGGGTGAGGTAATTCAGAGCAGAGAACAATTTCTTAACCCTTTTGCCCGTGGATTCCCCAGGAGAATTGGGGAAGGCCCCCAGTATGGAAGGTTTTCTGGTTCCTCCAAAGGAATTGAGGCATCTAAATATGTCTCCGGCCCCATCACTGGACATACcagtgggggggggggaggttGAAGTTTTGTGTCCAGAATTGGAAGAAGATTACCCACGATCCTTCAATATTGGAGATAGTGGAAGGATATCGAATCAAATGGCTGTCTACTCCAACCCAGATGAATCCACCCTTTGTAACGAGATTCTCTGTGATGgaggaaaatcaaatcaatttggAATTGGAGGGAATGTTGACCAAACAAGCGGTAACAGAGGTGCGCCTTCAGGCGGACCAATTTGTCCGTCACATTTTTCTCAGGGAGAAGAAGGACGGGTCTTTCAGGCCAGTGTTCAATCTGAGAAAACTGAACAAAGAGATACCTTATCAACACTTCAAGACGGAGACAATCCATACACTAAAGAATTTGATACAGAAAGGGGACTACATGGTGAAAATAGACCTGAAGGATGCTTACTTCACCGTTCCCATGCATCCAGAAACCCAGAAATACTTACGTTTCCAATGGGCGGGGAAGACTTATCAGTTTCAAGTCCTACCCTTTGGACTGGGACCTGCTCCCAGGGTTTTCACAAAACTACTGAAGGCCCCAGTGGGCCTCCTCAGACGGATGGGAATACGTTTGATGATTTTTCTACAcgatattattattttgaaccAATCAAGCGGAAAGCTAAGAGAGGATGCTTACATGGTAGTTTGGCTTCTGATTAGTCTGGGTTTCATGATAAACTGGGGAAATCCCTTTTAGATCAAAGTCAGATGATGGAATATATTGGGTTGCAGATCGATTCGATAATGATGATGTTAAAACTTCCCGGAGGGAAGATAATGAAGATCAGAGAGCAGTGTCAGCAGATGCTGAATTGTCAGACTGTGACTGTCAGAGACCCGGCAAAATTGATTGGGAAATTGACAGCAACAGTGAGTGCTATCCTGCCAGCACCCCTGGACTATCGGAATTTACAGATGCTTAAGAGAGCCGGCCTGGGTGTGGGGAACCAGTCCTACGAGACAGAGGTGACTCTGACTACGGAGGGCAGAGAAGATTTGCTGTGGTGGATTCAGGAGATTCAAAATCACAATGGCAAATCTGTCATATCTCCGGACCCAGACCTGACCATCACGACAGATGCCTCACACCTGGGTGGGGGGGCTGTAGTGGAAGGCACAGGTTTGGTGACTCAGGGACTGTGGTCTCCCCAAGAAGCAAGCAAGCACATAAATGTGCTCGAACTGATGGTGGTACAGTTGGCACTTGGGGCGTCAGCCGGAGACAAAGAGAACTGCCACATTCACTTCAGGATGGACAACTCTACTGCAGTAGCTCAGATAAACAAGATGGGGAGCACTCGCTCCAGGGAGCTGTTGGGAGTGACAAAACAGACATGGCAGTGGTGCTTGAGGAAAGGAATAACTTTGACTGCGGCGCACTTGCCCGGAGTTCAAAACCTGGAGGCGGACAGATCCTCTCGAGTATTCGAGGAGTCGAGCGATTGGCACTTGG is a window of Tubulanus polymorphus chromosome 2, tnTubPoly1.2, whole genome shotgun sequence DNA encoding:
- the LOC141900830 gene encoding uncharacterized protein LOC141900830; the encoded protein is MEYIGLQIDSIMMMLKLPGGKIMKIREQCQQMLNCQTVTVRDPAKLIGKLTATVSAILPAPLDYRNLQMLKRAGLGVGNQSYETEVTLTTEGREDLLWWIQEIQNHNGKSVISPDPDLTITTDASHLGGGAVVEGTGLVTQGLWSPQEASKHINVLELMVVQLALGASAGDKENCHIHFRMDNSTAVAQINKMGSTRSRELLGVTKQTWQWCLRKGITLTAAHLPGVQNLEADRSSRVFEESSDWHLDPKVFKSVEQVLGVMEIDLFASKHNTQKEKYVSWKADPGAMAFDAFALHCGQLNAYLFPPFCLISRCLYKIRKDKACVTLVTPVWQTQPWYPVMLQLLVCPPVLLPAVPNLLTDVWGNVHPLVANRTLQLAAWRVSGQWKRHRDFLKSATRLFTLSWRQGTQSAYKSAWKKWSGWCDERQIDPLQASVESIGNFLAEEFESGKQYTTLNGYRSALSAFHPEIEC